The window ATTCACCTCTATTGCGGATACTAACCAAAAAGCCAATAACGGCACAAGAAAAGGAACTGGCGGACAACCCCCGATCGCGTTCTGCTAAGCTCAGACTAGCAGAAAGACTTTCTCAATAAACATTTTTTCGTTTTAGTGGTAAGTGATGACTTGGTGGCAAGATGAAATTCAACAGCTCAGAGAGGAAAATGAGCAGCTTAAACAACAGCTAGCTAATCAGCAAAGCTGTTGTCAGTTAATTGCTCAATATCTGAGAGAAAAGAAACGGACAGAGGAAGCGACTACCAATAATCCACCTAGCGATTATGTGCAAATCCTTGAATTCAAGGCATGGGTTGAAGAAAAAGCCATGAGCAGGAATAAATAATATCTTTTCAGGCACTACAAACCTCTGTTAATCAGACGAACGTAGTTCAATATCACTTGTGGCTTTGGTAATCGAGAATTGGACATTGGCAAAAACGCCATTTCCTCTTATCCATAAAAGTTCATAAAAATTTACGTTTATTTGCATCGCTGTACTTAAGAAAGTACAAATCAACATATATAAAAAAACGTTAACAAAATCTCTTTCTTCACACTTTATTCACAAACCCTCAATACGTTGATTGGTAAGACTTATCGCTCAATTTTTTAGAATTATGTTATTTCATCTTTTTTGTGAATTTCCGGATGGATCATCCAAATATTTACACCTTCGGACCTCCACGAAAAAAGAAGCCCTCCGGCAAGCTATCCGAGATTATTGTGCTTGTGTCGTCCTTGTGATTGTTAGCAGCCTCGATTCCGATTGTCAGTTGTTAGGACTCGATTATGAATCGGCGGTTGGTAAAAATTGACACAGCATTCCCTGCACGAGCTGCTGTCAGGTTGACAAACAACCAGAGATTTGCTATATACCCTTGGTTCGCATTCCGTTCTGTAAGTCCTGCGCTCAAGGTTGTCCCGTTTCCCGATTGAGCCAATGAGCAAACTCTGTAGTAAAGCGATCGCTTAAAATCGCCTCCCGAATGTGTTGTGTGAAGCGAATCAGTTCAGTAACGTTATGCAGCGAGAGTAACATGAAGCCGAGAACTTCCTTGCATCGCACCAAATGATTCAAGTAAGCGCGAGTAAAGTTCTGGCAACCATAGCAAGGGCAAGTGGCATCTAGAGGCGTGAAATCTTCCCGAAATCGAGCATTTTTCAAGTTCCAGCGTTCTCCCTGCACCAACGCCGCACCATGACGCCCCAATCGTGTGGGAATTACGCAATCAAATAAGTCTACGCCGGCGGCAATCGCACGTACCATTTCCCTATATGTCCCCACCCCCATCAGATAACGAGGCTTATCGACGGGTAAATAAGGTGCAGTAGCATCTACAATCTCGTGAATCAGCTCAGCCGGTTCACCCACACTCACGCCACCGATGGCATAACCGGGTAAATCTAACGATACCAAAGACTCAGCGGCGGCACGACGTAAATCCAGGTAAACACCGCCCTGTACAATCCCAAACAGCGCTTGCTCCGTAGGGCGGGCATGAGCGTCAATACAGCGCTTCAGCCAGCGGTAGGTTCGTTCGGTTGCCGCCTCGACTTCTGAGCGTTCAGCCGGGTAAGGGGGGCACTCATCAAATGCCATGATCACATCTGCCCCCAAGGTATTCTGAATTTCAATCGAACGCTCTGGTGTCAGGTTGATCATCCGTCCATCGCGAGGTGAGCGAAACGTTACACCTTCTTCCGAGATGGTACGGATTTTACTCAAGCTAAACACCTGGAAGCCACCGGAGTCGGTGAGCATCGGCCCCTTCCAACCCATGAACCGATGCAACCCACCGGCTTGATTGACGATTCCTTCTCCCGGTTGCAGGTGGAGATGATAAGTATTCGCCAGAACCATTTGTGCTCCAGCCGTTTCTAGCTGTGCTGGCGTTAGGGTTTTAACCGTTGCCAAGGTGCCTACGGGCATGAACTTGGGCGTCTCGACCAAACCATGAGGCGTAACAAAAACACCAGCACGGGCTTTTGTCTGGCTACAGGACGCCTGACATTTAAAGGAAAACTGAATTGTCTGTTGTTCCAACGCTGTTGATTAAGGTGTTTATGGATAGTCAACGGTCAGAAGAACTAGAATCCCAAGGTTCTCACCTTGACCCTTCTAACCTTAAGCCTTCTCACTTTAAACCTTCAACCTTCAACCGACAACCGTTAGAAAGGACACTCACCGTCATCATCGATTTGTACATCCCACTTGGCGCTGAGGACTTGCGTCACCATGGCTTCTAGGGCATCCACGTTAAAGGGTTCTGTAGACTGCTCCTGCAAGGGGTTGGAAAGTGGAATCAGCCGTAACTGACGGTTATCTTGAATTAAGTCAAAATAAGCTTCCTTGGTGGCAGACTGGCTTAAGTGTAAGTAATCAAAGCTCTGGACATTGAGATACATGGCCTGATTGGCAATCAGGGTTGAGCGTTGAGGATCGCAAAATACTTCCATCACGCACCCTTCGCCTTCATTTTTGATTTCGCCATCCAGGCTATGAATATAGCGCACCCGACTCAGGTCATTGAGCAGGCGTTCAATGTCTTGCTTGTTGACGATAGTTCCAGTGTCGATGATGCAGGGGGCTGGGAGCTGGTGCGAGGATTGAGAATAACTCATGGGGTAAAAGCCTAAGATGCAAACAGGGCTGACGTTGCCATCGAATGGGTTGAGGTAACCGCTTTGCTGGAGACCCTACATTGGAAACCAAGAGCTTAGATGATCGTCGCGACAACCGTCAAGATCAATCAATATTAACGGTGCAGCTAGGAACAATCTAGAGGA of the Allocoleopsis franciscana PCC 7113 genome contains:
- the tgt gene encoding tRNA guanosine(34) transglycosylase Tgt; translation: MEQQTIQFSFKCQASCSQTKARAGVFVTPHGLVETPKFMPVGTLATVKTLTPAQLETAGAQMVLANTYHLHLQPGEGIVNQAGGLHRFMGWKGPMLTDSGGFQVFSLSKIRTISEEGVTFRSPRDGRMINLTPERSIEIQNTLGADVIMAFDECPPYPAERSEVEAATERTYRWLKRCIDAHARPTEQALFGIVQGGVYLDLRRAAAESLVSLDLPGYAIGGVSVGEPAELIHEIVDATAPYLPVDKPRYLMGVGTYREMVRAIAAGVDLFDCVIPTRLGRHGAALVQGERWNLKNARFREDFTPLDATCPCYGCQNFTRAYLNHLVRCKEVLGFMLLSLHNVTELIRFTQHIREAILSDRFTTEFAHWLNRETGQP